A part of Agromyces protaetiae genomic DNA contains:
- a CDS encoding beta-ketoacyl-[acyl-carrier-protein] synthase family protein, giving the protein MTKNIVVTGVGASSPIGGTAPESWEALLAGTSGARTLEHDWVAEYALPVTFAAEALVRPDTVLERPVAKRLDPSAQLALVAAMEAWADAGSPEVDPERLGVEFATGIGGVWTLLDAWDTLREKGPRRVLPMTVPMLMPNSASGNLSLHFGARAFATTVASACASSTESIANAVKHLQDGLADVVIAGGAESAIHPITIASFASMQALSKRNDDPATASRPTSIDRDGFVMGEGAGVLILETEEHAKARGAKIYGYVAGGGVTADSYHITANDPEGRGAARAVRLALEQAGASPDDVTHINAHATSTPVGDPNEYQALKAVFGDRIDDIPVSATKASTGHLLGGTGALEAIFTILALRDRKAPPTINITEQDPEVPFRVSGDAQDLGAGDQLAISNSFGFGGHNAVIAFRSA; this is encoded by the coding sequence ATGACCAAGAACATCGTCGTCACGGGCGTCGGCGCGTCCTCGCCCATCGGCGGCACCGCACCCGAGAGCTGGGAAGCGCTGCTCGCCGGCACGTCGGGCGCCCGCACGCTCGAACACGACTGGGTGGCCGAGTACGCGCTGCCCGTCACCTTCGCGGCCGAGGCCCTCGTGCGCCCCGACACCGTGCTCGAGCGCCCGGTGGCGAAGCGCCTCGACCCCTCTGCGCAGCTCGCGCTCGTGGCTGCGATGGAGGCCTGGGCCGACGCCGGCTCCCCCGAAGTCGATCCCGAACGTCTCGGCGTCGAGTTCGCGACCGGTATCGGCGGGGTGTGGACCCTGCTCGACGCCTGGGACACGCTTCGTGAGAAGGGCCCGCGTCGGGTGCTGCCCATGACGGTGCCGATGCTCATGCCGAACTCGGCGTCCGGCAACCTCTCTCTGCACTTCGGCGCCCGCGCCTTCGCCACGACGGTCGCGAGCGCATGCGCGTCGAGCACCGAATCGATCGCGAACGCCGTCAAGCATCTGCAAGACGGACTCGCCGACGTCGTGATCGCGGGTGGTGCCGAATCGGCGATCCACCCGATCACGATCGCGTCGTTCGCGTCGATGCAGGCGCTCTCCAAGCGCAACGACGACCCGGCGACGGCTTCGCGACCGACGAGCATCGACCGCGACGGCTTCGTCATGGGTGAGGGCGCGGGTGTCCTCATCCTCGAGACCGAGGAGCACGCGAAGGCGCGCGGAGCCAAGATCTACGGCTATGTCGCGGGCGGCGGCGTCACTGCCGACTCGTACCACATCACGGCGAACGACCCCGAGGGTCGCGGTGCCGCCCGCGCCGTGAGGCTCGCGCTCGAGCAGGCCGGCGCCTCGCCCGACGACGTGACGCACATCAACGCCCACGCGACCTCGACGCCGGTCGGCGACCCGAACGAGTACCAGGCGCTCAAGGCCGTCTTCGGCGACCGCATCGACGACATCCCGGTGTCGGCGACGAAGGCTTCGACCGGGCACCTCCTCGGCGGCACCGGTGCGCTCGAGGCGATCTTCACGATCCTCGCCCTCCGCGACCGCAAGGCGCCGCCGACGATCAACATCACCGAGCAAGACCCCGAGGTGCCGTTCCGCGTCTCGGGGGACGCGCAAGACCTCGGAGCGGGCGACCAGCTCGCGATCTCGAACTCGTTCGGCTTCGGCGGGCACAACGCGGTCATCGCGTTCCGCTCGGCCTGA